A region of uncultured Carboxylicivirga sp. DNA encodes the following proteins:
- a CDS encoding ammonia-forming cytochrome c nitrite reductase subunit c552 — MKELKKLMYLFIAVLAALTISCTKEGPAGADGENGENGMDGSNGTAGCVQCHVNNENMVLKGAMWEHSGHAEGTSWVRGTSSSCAQCHSSQGFQEYVLTGTVENAPSMPLPANCYTCHQIHETYTSEDWTLRNHTGVDFIQGGLNYEANNANANTCITCHQSRPVDTIDPSSSDLYTITSYRFGPHHGPQGNMIAGAGISGAVELGSNTYVNSTHATSGDCITCHMAEGDFEIGGHTNHVSTGEWGDDKVVNSAGCVACHEDMTSDALMTDYVESARNSNMVLLEELHDKLFELKYIDASGYVLGNDGVNRASSSNPLTVSHEIAGAIYNYKFVEEDLSMMIHNPKYARMLVNESLAVLQ; from the coding sequence ATGAAAGAGCTGAAAAAATTAATGTACTTGTTTATTGCAGTTTTAGCTGCTTTAACCATAAGTTGTACGAAAGAAGGTCCTGCTGGTGCTGACGGAGAAAACGGTGAAAATGGAATGGATGGTTCCAATGGTACTGCCGGTTGCGTTCAGTGTCATGTTAATAACGAAAATATGGTACTTAAAGGAGCCATGTGGGAACATTCAGGTCATGCAGAAGGTACTTCATGGGTACGAGGAACAAGTTCCAGTTGTGCACAATGTCATTCATCTCAAGGTTTTCAGGAGTATGTATTAACAGGAACCGTTGAAAATGCACCAAGTATGCCACTACCTGCAAACTGTTACACATGTCATCAAATTCACGAGACATACACTTCAGAGGATTGGACACTTAGAAATCATACAGGTGTTGACTTCATTCAAGGAGGCCTTAATTATGAAGCTAATAATGCAAACGCAAATACTTGTATTACTTGTCACCAATCAAGACCAGTTGATACTATTGACCCAAGCTCATCTGATTTATATACTATTACATCTTATCGTTTCGGTCCTCATCACGGTCCACAGGGTAATATGATTGCTGGTGCTGGAATATCAGGTGCAGTCGAACTTGGAAGTAATACGTATGTCAATTCAACTCATGCAACTTCTGGTGATTGTATTACTTGCCATATGGCAGAAGGGGATTTTGAAATTGGTGGGCATACCAATCATGTAAGTACAGGTGAATGGGGTGATGACAAGGTAGTAAATAGTGCCGGATGTGTTGCTTGTCATGAGGACATGACTTCTGATGCACTTATGACTGACTATGTAGAGTCGGCTCGTAATAGTAATATGGTGCTTTTAGAAGAATTGCATGACAAATTATTTGAACTAAAATATATTGATGCTTCAGGTTATGTTTTAGGTAATGACGGAGTAAACAGAGCGAGTAGTTCAAATCCACTTACTGTATCTCACGAAATAGCCGGTGCGATTTATAACTACAAATTTGTAGAGGAAGATCTTAGTATGATGATTCACAATCCTAAGTATGCCAGAATGTTGGTGAATGAATCATTAGCCGTTCTACAATAA
- a CDS encoding DUF5777 family beta-barrel protein has translation MKKYILTLVLALLSGSVLFAQEEAETEKKVDKPVRSPWESGTLISHQTSVTQYAKTLEMVISHRFGPMENGISDVYGIMAPGANIRLGLNYTIIDKLSVGFGTNSQKKYQDFQAKYTLFEQTRENTIPVSVTLYGNAAINAQHESVFGTNYEFFDRMSYFSELIVGRKINDWLSLQASVNFTHFNAVDSLMDHDKMGIGFGGRIKFSPQSSLTFEGGIPLQIESMSEHTEFYYNHKMHFSVGYEVSTSTHAFQIFISNGVGILPQELYMYNDTDWDTKSIRFGFNITRLWNF, from the coding sequence ATGAAGAAATATATATTAACATTGGTTTTAGCTCTACTTTCAGGTAGTGTTTTGTTTGCTCAGGAAGAAGCTGAAACAGAAAAGAAAGTTGATAAACCGGTTCGTTCCCCATGGGAATCCGGAACTCTGATTAGTCATCAAACCAGTGTTACCCAGTATGCAAAAACATTGGAGATGGTAATAAGTCATCGTTTTGGTCCAATGGAAAACGGAATAAGCGATGTGTATGGTATTATGGCTCCTGGAGCAAACATTCGCCTGGGACTTAACTATACCATAATTGATAAATTAAGCGTTGGATTCGGTACGAATAGTCAAAAGAAATACCAGGATTTTCAAGCCAAGTATACTCTTTTTGAGCAGACGCGAGAAAATACCATTCCTGTAAGTGTAACTCTTTATGGTAATGCTGCAATAAATGCTCAGCATGAATCGGTATTTGGAACAAACTATGAGTTTTTCGATCGTATGTCCTATTTTTCAGAATTAATTGTTGGTCGTAAAATAAACGATTGGCTATCATTGCAGGCGAGTGTGAATTTTACTCATTTCAATGCAGTAGACAGTCTGATGGACCATGATAAAATGGGCATTGGTTTTGGTGGACGTATCAAGTTCAGTCCTCAATCGTCACTTACGTTTGAAGGAGGAATTCCACTTCAGATTGAAAGTATGTCTGAACATACCGAATTCTACTATAATCACAAGATGCATTTTTCTGTAGGTTATGAGGTTTCAACCAGTACACATGCCTTTCAGATATTTATATCAAATGGTGTAGGCATATTACCTCAGGAACTTTACATGTATAATGATACTGATTGGGATACGAAAAGTATTCGCTTTGGATTTAATATCACCCGATTGTGGAATTTTTAA
- a CDS encoding c-type cytochrome, giving the protein MKRAKIFTGSLIVLFALLLMSFGQEKKPWDVPDKYKAMKNPNAADDADALKLGKMTYAKHCKSCHGNFGQGDGPKARSIDADLGDFTSAEFKALKDGVIYYMSIVGRDDMPNFEKKITDEEERWAVITYIKSLKK; this is encoded by the coding sequence ATGAAAAGAGCTAAGATTTTTACTGGAAGTTTGATAGTGTTGTTTGCCCTGTTGTTGATGTCTTTTGGGCAGGAAAAAAAGCCTTGGGATGTGCCTGATAAGTATAAGGCAATGAAAAATCCAAATGCTGCCGATGATGCTGATGCTTTAAAATTAGGAAAGATGACATATGCAAAGCATTGCAAATCTTGTCATGGTAATTTTGGACAAGGTGATGGACCAAAAGCCAGAAGCATTGATGCTGATCTTGGGGACTTTACTTCAGCTGAATTTAAAGCTTTGAAAGATGGAGTCATTTATTATATGTCAATCGTTGGCAGAGATGATATGCCAAATTTTGAAAAGAAAATTACAGATGAAGAAGAACGTTGGGCTGTAATAACGTATATCAAAAGTCTTAAAAAATAG
- a CDS encoding cytochrome c3 family protein yields the protein MGKIYKTSCFLFVLLTFSFYGNAQQNQQCLKCHGQVFYQYDNEWTGKVDKRPMNPFYYIDSVKMHVSVHKEFSCTDCHSPDYETFPHSGELRMEEKYACIDCHGGDEHFAKYNFEGIEQAFMESVHFKANDDKFNCWMCHDPHGYQLALRGQESIKDVVSLSNQMCLDCHTNKFKFGLISDEMPKDIAETHIWLPNQPNHFENVRCIDCHTQVQSDLLVSHKILPKEEALNNCVKCHSANSVLMESLYSHRVKESREESGFINAAILNEGYMIGANRNLALNYVSVILFGMLLIGLLIHFILRLTIKNKK from the coding sequence ATGGGGAAAATATATAAAACCAGTTGTTTTCTTTTTGTATTGCTAACTTTTAGTTTTTATGGTAATGCACAGCAGAATCAACAATGTCTGAAATGTCATGGGCAGGTTTTTTATCAATACGATAATGAGTGGACTGGTAAGGTTGATAAGCGACCCATGAATCCATTCTATTATATCGATAGTGTTAAAATGCATGTTTCTGTACATAAGGAATTTTCATGTACTGATTGTCACAGTCCCGATTATGAAACATTTCCACATTCAGGGGAGCTGAGGATGGAAGAGAAATATGCATGTATTGATTGTCATGGTGGTGATGAACACTTTGCTAAATACAATTTTGAAGGTATTGAGCAGGCATTTATGGAGAGTGTTCATTTTAAAGCCAATGATGATAAGTTCAATTGTTGGATGTGTCATGATCCACATGGATATCAACTGGCATTAAGAGGACAAGAAAGTATAAAAGATGTGGTTTCGTTAAGTAACCAAATGTGTCTTGACTGTCATACGAATAAGTTTAAGTTTGGGTTGATCAGTGATGAGATGCCGAAAGATATTGCAGAAACACATATCTGGTTGCCAAATCAGCCAAACCATTTTGAAAATGTTCGTTGTATTGACTGCCATACTCAGGTTCAAAGTGATTTACTGGTATCACATAAGATTTTACCAAAAGAAGAAGCTTTAAATAATTGTGTGAAGTGTCATAGTGCCAATTCTGTGTTGATGGAATCATTATATTCTCACAGGGTTAAAGAAAGCCGTGAAGAAAGTGGTTTTATTAATGCAGCTATTCTTAATGAAGGTTATATGATTGGTGCCAATCGCAATCTGGCCTTGAATTATGTTAGTGTAATTCTTTTTGGGATGTTGTTGATAGGTCTGTTGATCCATTTTATTCTTCGTTTAACAATCAAAAACAAGAAGTGA
- a CDS encoding cytochrome b/b6 domain-containing protein, with amino-acid sequence MSEKLFLYPTWLRVWHALNAIFFLVLLVTGISMQYSNPNWILVPFDVAVASHNVSGIIILISYLFYLFFFFTTSNRRHYTIVFKELGKRLAIQIRYYVFGVFKNEEAPYPTSWNMKFNPLQQITYVGVMFVLYPVLIITGIALLFPELIIDNFFGIGGTLLTALLHASTGFLVSMFLIIHLYFATMGATFFANFKSIITGYHEVH; translated from the coding sequence ATGAGCGAAAAGTTATTTTTATATCCAACGTGGTTAAGAGTTTGGCATGCACTGAATGCAATTTTCTTTTTGGTTCTTTTGGTTACAGGTATTAGTATGCAATATTCCAATCCGAACTGGATTCTGGTCCCCTTTGATGTTGCGGTTGCAAGTCATAATGTTTCCGGAATAATAATCTTGATTTCGTACTTGTTTTATCTGTTTTTCTTTTTTACAACCAGTAACAGGCGCCATTATACTATAGTATTTAAAGAATTAGGTAAAAGACTGGCAATTCAGATTAGATATTATGTTTTTGGTGTATTTAAAAATGAAGAAGCTCCTTATCCTACTTCCTGGAATATGAAGTTTAATCCTTTGCAACAGATAACATATGTAGGAGTTATGTTTGTTCTTTATCCTGTTTTAATTATTACTGGTATAGCTTTGTTATTTCCCGAATTAATTATTGATAACTTCTTTGGGATAGGTGGTACCTTATTAACAGCTTTGTTGCATGCATCAACCGGTTTTCTTGTAAGTATGTTTTTGATTATTCATTTGTACTTTGCTACCATGGGTGCAACTTTTTTTGCTAACTTTAAAAGTATAATAACTGGATATCACGAAGTTCATTAA
- the panB gene encoding 3-methyl-2-oxobutanoate hydroxymethyltransferase has protein sequence MSVAKERPRRVTTHVLSELKMKGEKIAMLTAYDYSLAHIVDRAGIDVILVGDSASNVMAGWETTLPITLDQMIYHGASVVRAVERSLVVVDLPFGTYQGNSKEALTSSIRIMKETAADAVKIEGGSEIIESVQRILSAGIPVMGHLGLTPQSIHKFGTYAVRARQEEEANKLIEDAHLLQEAGCFAIVLEKIPADLAGRVAEELHIPIIGIGAGNKVDGQVLVLHDMLGINQEFSPRFLRRYHNLYAEITGAVGNYIDDVKSVDFPNEREQY, from the coding sequence ATGTCAGTAGCAAAGGAACGCCCTAGAAGAGTAACCACACATGTATTGAGTGAGTTAAAAATGAAAGGGGAAAAGATAGCCATGTTAACAGCCTATGACTACTCTTTGGCCCATATAGTTGATCGTGCTGGAATTGATGTAATATTGGTTGGAGATTCAGCCTCAAACGTAATGGCCGGATGGGAAACTACATTGCCGATCACGCTGGATCAGATGATTTATCATGGAGCTTCTGTAGTACGAGCCGTTGAACGTTCGTTAGTAGTGGTTGACCTTCCTTTCGGAACTTATCAGGGAAACTCTAAAGAAGCTTTAACTTCGTCTATCCGAATTATGAAGGAGACGGCAGCTGATGCCGTTAAGATAGAAGGAGGAAGTGAGATTATTGAATCAGTACAGCGCATTTTATCAGCTGGTATTCCGGTGATGGGTCACCTTGGATTAACTCCTCAGTCAATTCATAAATTTGGTACTTACGCAGTTCGTGCCCGTCAGGAAGAGGAAGCCAATAAGCTAATTGAGGATGCTCATTTATTACAGGAAGCAGGTTGTTTTGCCATTGTATTGGAAAAGATTCCGGCTGATTTGGCTGGTCGTGTTGCCGAAGAGCTTCATATTCCAATCATAGGTATTGGTGCTGGTAATAAAGTGGATGGCCAGGTGTTGGTTTTACATGATATGTTAGGTATTAATCAGGAGTTTTCACCTCGTTTCTTAAGACGTTACCATAATTTGTATGCCGAAATTACTGGAGCGGTGGGTAATTATATTGATGATGTGAAGAGTGTGGATTTTCCTAACGAAAGAGAGCAATATTAA
- a CDS encoding RluA family pseudouridine synthase, giving the protein MSKLDILYEDNHIIAVNKSGSDIVQGDKTGDQTLSDKVKEYIKKKYDKPGDVFLGVVHRLDRPVSGVVLFARTTKALTRLNKMFQDKEVKKTYWAIVGELPEVDEAELRHYILKNSEKNKSYAFPKMRAGAKEAILNYRLVSGLKNYYLLEVDLQTGRHHQIRCQLAKIGCPIKGDLKYGFSRSNKDGGISLHARRISFIHPVKNEPVEIVAKTPDDEPLWKEFKNVN; this is encoded by the coding sequence ATGAGTAAACTCGATATTCTTTACGAAGATAACCATATCATAGCGGTTAATAAATCCGGATCTGATATTGTGCAGGGTGATAAAACCGGAGACCAGACACTAAGTGACAAGGTAAAGGAGTACATTAAAAAGAAATACGATAAACCCGGGGATGTATTCCTGGGAGTAGTACATCGTTTGGATCGTCCGGTGAGTGGAGTTGTTTTATTTGCCAGAACAACAAAAGCTTTAACACGTCTGAATAAGATGTTTCAGGATAAGGAAGTTAAAAAGACCTATTGGGCCATTGTAGGTGAATTACCAGAAGTGGATGAAGCTGAATTAAGACATTATATTCTGAAGAATTCAGAAAAAAATAAGTCATATGCTTTTCCTAAGATGAGGGCAGGTGCAAAAGAAGCTATTCTTAACTATCGCCTGGTTTCAGGCCTGAAAAATTATTACCTGTTGGAGGTGGACCTTCAAACAGGTCGTCATCATCAGATTCGCTGCCAGTTGGCAAAAATTGGTTGCCCCATCAAAGGTGATCTGAAATATGGGTTTAGTCGTTCCAATAAGGATGGAGGTATCTCGTTACATGCACGCAGAATATCATTTATTCATCCGGTTAAAAATGAGCCTGTTGAGATAGTTGCCAAAACACCTGATGATGAGCCTTTGTGGAAAGAATTTAAAAACGTAAACTAG
- a CDS encoding cytidine deaminase yields MKNININTNITVFESQSELPVADQELVEAAKEACLKAYAPYSSFNVGAAIRLANGVIVKGNNQENAAYPSGLCAERVAMFYANSSYPDVAVVGIAVIAMNDDGVIKNPIAPCGSCRQVLLETELRMKQEFYTLLIGATEVYKIDSSAALLPLSFTGEGLKRKKP; encoded by the coding sequence ATGAAGAACATAAATATCAACACCAATATAACAGTTTTCGAATCTCAATCCGAATTACCTGTTGCCGACCAGGAACTGGTTGAAGCTGCTAAAGAAGCTTGCCTGAAAGCATATGCTCCTTACTCAAGTTTTAATGTTGGAGCAGCCATTAGATTGGCTAATGGAGTAATTGTTAAAGGAAATAACCAGGAAAACGCAGCCTACCCTTCAGGGTTATGTGCCGAGCGGGTTGCTATGTTTTATGCAAACTCGAGCTATCCTGATGTTGCAGTAGTTGGTATTGCAGTAATTGCAATGAATGATGACGGAGTGATTAAAAATCCGATTGCTCCATGCGGATCGTGTCGTCAGGTATTACTTGAAACCGAGTTACGCATGAAGCAGGAATTTTATACGCTATTGATTGGAGCTACAGAGGTATATAAGATTGACAGTTCAGCAGCTTTATTACCCCTGTCGTTTACAGGTGAAGGATTAAAACGTAAAAAGCCGTAA